The Balaenoptera acutorostrata chromosome 13, mBalAcu1.1, whole genome shotgun sequence region agagatcattgaagaaatcaaagaggaaatcaaaaaatacctagagacaaatgacagtgaaaacacgatgatccaaaacctatgggatgcagcaaaagcagttctaagagggaagtttatagctatacaagcctacctcaagaaacaagaaaaatctcaaataaatctaaccttacacctaaaggaactagagaaagaagaacagacaaaacccaaagttagtagaaggaaagaaatcataaagatcagagcagaaataaatgaaatagaaacaaagaaaacaatggcaaagatcaataaaactaaaagctggttctttgagaagataaacaaaactgatagaccattagccagactcatcaagaaaaagagggagaggactcaaatccataaaattagaaatgaaaaaggagaagttacaacagacactgcagaaatacaaagcatcctaagagactgctacagcagctctatgccaataaaatggacaacctggaagaaatggacaaattcttagaaaggtataaccttccaagactgaaccaggaagaaatagaaaatatgaactgaccaatcacaagaaatgaaattgaaactgtgattaaaaatcttccaataaacaaaagtccaggaccagatggcttcacaggtgaattctgtcaaacatttagagaagagctaacacccatcctgctcaaactgttccaaaaaattgcagaggaaggaacactctcaaactcattctatgaggccaccatcaccctgataccaaaaccagacaaagatatcacaaaaaaagaaaattacagaccaatatcactgatgaacatagacacaaaaatgctcaacaaaatactagcaaactgaatccaacaacacattaaaaggatcatacaccatgatcaagtgggatttatcccagggatgcaaggattcttcaatatatgaaaatcaatcaatgtgatacaccatattaagaaactgaagaatgaaaaccatatgatcatctcaatagatgcagaaaaagcttttgacaaaattcaacacccaattatgataaaaactctccagaaagtaggcatagtgggaacctacctcaacataataaaggccatatatgacaaacccacagcaaacatcattctcagtggtgaaatactgaaagcatttccactaagatcaggaacaagacaaggatatccacctTCGTcgctgttattcaacatagttttggaagttttagccacagcaatcagagaagaaaaagaagaaaaaggaatccaaatcagaaaagaagatgtaaaactgtcactgtttgcagatgacatgatactatacgtagagaatcccaAAGGTGCccccagaaaagtactagagctaatcaatgaatttggtaatgtagccggatacaaaattaatgcacagaactctcttgcattcctatacactaatgatgaaaaatctgaaagagaaattaaggaaacattcccatttaccattgcaacacaaagaataaaatgcctaggaataaacctacctagggagacaaagacctgtatgcaaaaaactataagacactgatgagaaaaattaaagatgatacaaacagatggagagatataccatgttcttgggttggaagaatcaatattgtgaaaatgactatactacccaaagcaatatacagattcagtgcaatccctatcaaattatcaatggcgttttttacagaactagaacaaaaaaacttaaaatttgtatggagacacaaaagaccctgaatagccatagcagtcttgagggaaaaagacagagctggaggaatcagactccctgacttcagactatactacaaagctacagtaatcaatacaatatggtactggcacaaaaccagaaatatagatcaatgaaacaggataggaagcccagagataatatccatgcacctatggtcaagtaatctatgacaaaggaggcaaggatatacaatggagaaaagatagtctcttcaataagtggtgctgggaaaactgtacagctacatgtaaaagaatgaaattagaacactccctaacaccatacacaaaaataaactcaaaatggattagagacctaaatgtaagaccggacactataaaactcttagaggaaaacataggaagaacactctttgacataaatcacaacaagatcttttttgatccacctcctagagtaatggaaataaaaacaaaaataaatgggacctaatgaaacttaaaagcttttgcaaagcaaaggaaactacaaacgacaaaaagacaaccttcagaatgggagaaaatatttgcaaacgaatcaacggacaaaggattaatcaccaaaatatataaacagctcatgcagctcaatattaaaaaaacaaacaacccaatcagaaaatgggcagaagacctaaacagacctttctccaaagacacacagatggccaagaagcacatgaaaagctgctcaacatcactaattattagagaaatgcaaatcaagctacaatgaggtatcacctcacaccagtcagaatggccatgatcagaaaatctacaaacagtaaatgctggagagggtgtggagaaaagggaactctcttgcactgttggtgggaatgtaaattgatacagccactatgtagaacagtatggaggttccttaaaaaactaaaaatagagttaccatatgacccagcaatcccagtactgggtatatacccagagaaaaccatatttcaaaaagacaaatgcaccccaatgttcattgcagcactatttacaatagccaggtcatggaagcaacctaaatgcccagcaagagacgaatggataaagaagttgtggtacatatatacaatggaatattactcagccataaaaaggaacgaaattggttcatttgtagagacgtggatggatctacagactgtcatgcagagtaaagtaagtcagaaagagaaaaacaaatctcgtatattaacgcatatatgtggaacctagaaaaatggtatagatgaaccagtttgcagggcagaaacagagacacggatgtagagaacaaatgtatggacaccaaggggggaaagtggcgggtggtggtggtggtgtgatgaattgggagattgggattaacatgtatacactaatatgtataaaatggatacctaataagaacctgctgtataaaaaaataaataaaattcaaaacaaaaagcaaaaaaagaaatgtaaggtTTCCAAGTTTAAATGATGAtgaaagtaatataaataaaataaaagctagattaaaaaaataataatgcgcCAGAGGGGTCTGGTTACACCACTGTCCACAGGGTGGCCTGTTGTGCAGTTACTTAGAGTCATATTTCTGATAATAGCCTCATGATGCAGGAAAATGTTTGTCTGTTACATATAAAAAGCGGTGATCAGTGCATGTAAGGAGCATGATCCCAGTTTAattcctgagtgtgtgtgtgtgtatgtttatgcatGCATGCGTGTCTCCAGGTCTTGGGTCTGGGCTGTGTCTGTACATGTTGCTCAAACCTGTGTGGGTACATATGGGGAAAGAACGGTGTTGTCAAGATGCACTCACCTCTGTGGGGATGCACCTGGGCGCGCATCCTGAAGGAAAAACCAGGACAGCAGCACCTGGGGAAGGTCCACCCTAAGTACCCCAGACTCTGAGCCCTTGGACGCCCTTACGGCTGCTGGCCTCAACAGGCCCAGAGCTCCGGGGAGCAGGGGCAGCTGTGTGGTCTCTGACGTCAGGAAACAAACAGGGACACTGGTGTCCACCCCTCACTCCAGGGCTCAgggccagaggggaggggtggggtctACGGGATGCCTGCACAGACTTGTCTCCAGATAGTGAAATtgtggatttttattttcctcatcctgtgttatttttcaaaattttgaatgcattttttaataatcagaaaaCATATGTAGCCATTTCAAGTCACATGCTGTTTAGAAGTTGGAACAAAGTAGTTGCTTCAGGACCTCATAGCTGGGCAGCAGCTGTGGGCGATCCGTGTTGGGCAGGTGTGCTGCTCTGGCCTGTGGTGGGCTGCAGGGGTGAGGCGGGCGGTCAGCAAAAGGGCCCCCACAGTTACTGCGACCAGGTGGAGACAGAAATGAGCCCTGGCCCCCTGGCCTTGCAGCCCACAGAGCAGCACGGAAGGTGGTGACAGGCAGGGGATAGGGACATTGTCTCTTGCCCAGAAGCCCCAGACCAAAGGGTTCTGCCTCTTTAGGCTCTGCAGAGCTGGGGAAGTAGGGGGCCCTCAGCCAAGCTGAGACGGCCAGGCCTGAGCCTGGTCTGTGCCCCACCGCCCGCCCCCCGGTTGCCCGGGGGATCAGGGATGCAGGATCTGGGTCCAGAGCCCAACTCCTCAGGTGTATTTGTTGGAACAAAGCTTGAAGAACAGGGTTGACCTGACTTTGGACCCACTGCCCGCTCATGCTGGTGGTTGCGTTTTCCTCCAGCCACCCGTGGGACACAGTCATCAAGGCTGCCATGAGGAAGTACCCGAATCCCATGAACCCCAGTGTTGTGGGTGTCGACGTGCTGGAGCGCAGTGTGGACAGCCGGGGCCGGCTTCACAGCCACCGCCTCCTCAGCACCGAGTGGGGGCTGCCTGGCCTCGTGAGAGCGGTGAGCCCCCAGTGGAGCCCGGCTGCACCCGCATGACCCCCAGCTACACTCACACAGCTGTCTACACCCGCCGGCCCAGCTGGCACCATATGCAGGGAATGACAACCTTCCCATTTGGGATTTCTGGGAAGCCCCAGAGATGGTTTGTTTCTCTGTGAATTGAGTTAATCGTCCACCTGAGTGTTCAACACATCCCCTGACCCACCTGCAGTGGGGACACCGCCCACAGGACCCCCAAAACCCCATGACCCCCggtcccccacccttccccacacccagtccccccaccccagcctcatcGTCCTGCCTGGTGTGGCCTGAACCCCAGAGTTGGCTCCACACAGCGGGGGccccgggggtgggggtcagggtcGGTCCACAGCTGACTCACCAGCCGGACCTTGACCTCAACCTTGGCCTCAGCGCCCCAGTTCCTGCCCTGCTTTCTCCTCTGTCTAAGCACCGGTCCCTATGTCCCTGTTTCATGTGTCCGTCCCACCTGCTGGACAGAGCACCTGGAGGAGCTGGAGGTGCTGCTGCAGCCGCACCTGCGTCCCTGGTTGAAGAGACGGGTAGCGGATAGGAAATGGCGGTCGGTGTTCCAGGATATAAGGTGGAGTTTCTAACATGTCACTAtgctggttttgctttgttttcagattttgggAACCAGTAGGACTTTGACATACATCAGAGAACATTCTATTGTGGATCCAGtgggaaagaaaatggagctCTGTTCCACCAATGTAAGCAATGGCCATGATGGTGCGTAATgtcttcatttaattttatttccagccCACCTTTGGTCTAagtgatcttttatttttaatagaaaggCTGAGTTTATTTAGCAGTATCTTACTTGTCTTTTATTCCAGTATAAAAATGTATAGAAGAACGCACATAATGATGTGAACACACCTTTGTAACCAGTGGGCAGGCCAGGGGACAGACTGGCAGCCCTGGGGCCCCCGTGTGCCTCCCCAgtgcctccccgccccccccagccGCCATCCTGCCCGCCAACAGCACACTCGGCTCTTCGCAGCCACTGAAACAGCCACTTTTCTTCCTGGCCTCCTCTCTCACATCTCACAATGAAGAACCATTGATATTGGCCTAATGCACATTCAAAGAGCGTGTTGGGGAAAATGGGTGGCCTGGGAGCATGGTTTACGTCAGGCCCCTTACCCTGTGGGTCGTGTCACTGTGTGCGGAGGCTCGTTGGTTTACTGCCTGGACCTCTGTCAGGGGCCCCCTTTCCTTGGCCCAGGCAGCCCTTCCGCAAAGTCACAGGGAGCCGGGTGGGTGTGTCCACATCAGCCATTACTGACAGTTTATATattgttctctcttctccttcacttGGAaaattcctcttcctccttcaagAAAGCTTAGTTGTCAGTAAAGAGGGACGGTTCTTGCTGTTGTAGGAGGTCTAGTGGAAAGGAAGGGCTTTGGGCGGGACAGCCGCATGCCTGCATCCTGGTTATCACGGAATCGCTGTATGGCTGCAGGTGTCAGTGATCAACCtgttctgagcctcactttccttttctaaaaaagaacaaacctcaCAGTATTGTCCTGAGgattaatgaaagaaaatgtttattaaatacagAGCCTGGCATAAAAATATTGCACATACAATGATGACAGCTAATGAGCCCGGCTCAGGTTTGGGTGGGGTGTGAAGGGAGGGCGGTGACCGTCGCCAGGAGTGGCCAGGACGTGGTGTCCCTGAGCCGTACTTTGGCCGTGCCTCCTGGGCCTTGGTGGGCCTTGGCGTTTCTTCTATTCTGGCTCCAGTAAGTGCAGATtcggggatgggaggtgggggggcaGATGGTCTGGGAAGAAATCCAAGAGAAATAGAACCTACAGCCATTGTTTCCTGTTTTAAGATCACACTCACAAACTGGGTGTCGGTGAGCGAGAGGCTGGTGTACACACCCCACCCGGAGGACCCAGGAAGGTAAGCAGACATTGAACTCCAaggctggggcggggcgggggtgggggcgccccccaccccccagctgctCAGCCCCTTCACTTCTCGCTCTCCTGCAGGACCGTGCTCACCCAAGAAGCCGTCATCACCGTGAAGGGGATCAGCCTCGGCAGCTATCTGGAAAGTTTGATGGCCAACACGATATCGTCCAACGCAAAGAAGGTACCATCTCTAGCTGTTCGGGGGCCAGATGAGCGGGGGTCCTACTGACCGAGGGCAAGTGGGGAGGGCTCCAGGCCTGGGGGAGCACAGGCCAGCAAGGCAGCCACCCCTTCCAAGAGCCGAACCATCTGGGCTCAGTTAACAAGACATACCCCACACATCCAAGACAGGTGTTGGCGTGGGCAGGCAGGACACTCGGAATTTTCAGCAGTTTCATATTTAATTGGCATTGAGTGGCTCTGGCTGAGCCTCTCCGTGTGCAGAGTTTCCCTTTGCCTCTCGCTCTGGTGGGATTTGGGAGCGAGCCTTGTGGAGGGAGTGGCGGAGGGATGGACCAGGAGGCTGTCAGCCCTGGCCTCCTCTCCAGTGGGGTTGGCATGAAGAGCTTGGGTGTTTGGGAGGCACATCCCAGGCAGTGCTGGGTGCCAGAGCAGGGCCTGGCTGTTTGCCCAGCTCCCCTTGCCGTCCTCCTTCTGCCGCCACCCcgactctcccctctccccttctctctcttgttctttttGGTCAGAAGAGATTCTTCATTCTGGGACCAGTGGGATGGCACCTAAGCCGTCCTTCCCTTCCTACCACGCTCAGGTCACGGCTTGGCCAAGAGCCATTTATGCTTGTGTTTAGGCTCATTGGTCTAGTCACTAATACAGAGCCAGTCTGCCCTATTTTTAGAAAAATCCAGATTTGAGGAAGGTCGGCAGTAGCTCAGCTCAGTTCAAGAAAGTCGGGGAGGCCCCCTGCCCAGAGCAGCATGCATCATGTCCACTCCGTGAGCCCTGGGGACAGAACCTGACCGACTCACTTTGTGTGTCCGGGGTCTGGCTTAGGGCAGGCCTGAGTGTTTGCTGAAGAATATTCTGGGAGGAAGGCAGCACTGGGTGAGGCCAGAGTCACCTCAGCCCTTTATGAGAAAAGTCAGGGGAAACTCAGTGAGGCCAGATCAAGgtcttttatttcactttatttgggAGTTGCTGTTTTGGAGGCCTATGGAGAATCATGGCCGCCCCAGCTATGGTTGCCATCCGACAGCATCCCAGCCAAGTTCGGGGGATGCCGGGGCATCCAGCAGCCTGAAGATGGAGGAGAAGCCAGAGGGGGAACCAGAGCggggagatggaggtggagaggCGGGTGGCCCCGCACGCGGTTCAGGAGCCAGAAGTAGGGGTGACTCACGGAGGAGGCTGAGGGGCCGCGCTCCCATCACTGCCCTCAGTAGGTGACGACACTGATGAGGGGTGCGGACTCAGCATAGCTCAAGCTGGTGCGGGAATTTCAGGCAGAACAGGTGCCACCTTATTTCTGGGGCTGAGAAGCTGCCTGCAGAACGTCTTGGCTGCGTTTGCTGCAGAGCCGTGGGGCTGTCCCTGTGCATTTATGTGACCTGCATAGCCTGCTGTCTGCGGTGAGACAGGCAGGACTTCTGACACCACGTTGAAATCTTTCTGTGTTGCTCCAGGGGTGGGCTGCTATTGAGTGGATAATTGAAAATGCTGAACGCGCCCTGAGCTAACGAGGCCTGCAGCGCCCCTGTGCTGAGCGGCGGTAACTACAGGATTCTTGAACCTGGGGAGGATCTGGTGCCCGCTCACCGTGTGCATGGCCTGCGTGCTGGGAGGGGGTCTGCAAGACACAGCTGCATGGGGGTCTCCAGCCCTGTAGTGAAAAACCTAACTGGGTTCATCCTCCTCTGAATGCACCAACTTGTTTCGTGGCAGGATTTATGTTCAGGTTTGTTATCTCGTCTCTGAGGGCAGTTCAGCTTCTCCTTCAAGCTGTTCTCAGCACGTGGTCATGTGTCCCAGGACTGGTGTGTCCTCAGCAGGAAGGCTTTCACGAGCAGGTCCAGACAGTGTGAAGGGTTGATCTTATGGGGGCAGTTTTCATTGGGGGCAAGACTGGAATACCTGCCCACGTTTCTGTGAAGGTGCCCCAGGCCTGGGCGTCAGTGCTGTGGTGAGAAGGCAGCCCTCCTCCCCTCGTGCTGCCAGCTGTGCACCCTCACTGGCCAGTCGCTTTTAGTGGCCGAAGCCGTTGCAGCATCTCCTTGAGCTTCACAAACACTCCTTGGTTTCCTAGGCCAAGTGGCTGGGGTGTCAGAGCGGATTTGACACTCGTGTGGTCAGCAGTCATCTCTGTACTTCGTAACGTCAGAGTTTCCTGCTTCCCTCTGTTCATGGAATCCTTACACTCCTGCCTTGAACCTCCTCTCGCTCTTGGCTTTCCAAGCTGTGCTGCTCTGGGCCCTGCTTCCCACCATCGGTCGGACGGTCGGTCTGTCTGTAGCATGTGTGCACACTCAGCGCCTCTGTCAACAGACGTGAGCCCCATGGCTCAGGCTCCTTTAAGAACTTCCTGCTgattttgtttaagccactgacgCTTAGGTTTGCCAGGACCTTCACCTTGAACCCAGAATCATGACCTTCTTCCTTGGATGAACCACTAGGGTGACCTCATGCAGAGAGCCTGCCCACCTTGTGGGCGTCCTGcttgtgcgtgtgcatgtgtgtgtttgatggtgtgtgtggagtgtgtgtggtgtgtatgtgatGCTGTCACTTTGAGTTGTGGACTCTGTCACATTCTGTTTCCTCATAAACTAGAGCTAAACTGCCTCAGTCTTTAATCAGATGCCTCACCAAAAAAAATACCatcaaaaagcaggaaaaggaagagaagaaggaagaagcgAGTCTGGAGTGCGGTTCTGGCTGGGTTGGGAGAGGTGGGAGCTGCTGGGCCACAGCCTCCACCAGGCTTGTCAGTCATGACCACACAGGGCAGGAGGCCCGGCTGGTGGTGGCGCCCGGGAGCGAGGCCCGGGGAGCAGACCTGCTGGGAGGAGGCCGGGCCGCCGCTCTGCCCACTCCATGCTGAGCCACGCACCTGCTCTGCCACCAGAGCCAGGTTTGCTCAGACGGCTGTGGGGCCTTATCTGTCCTCCCTCAGCTCCAGCTCTTCTGCCGACTCTCGGCGTCTCACTAAAGAGCTTGTCTCTTTTCAGAGGACACCCCATTTCCCTCACTCGCCCTTGATCCACAGTCTCACTGCCGGTCTCTTCACACACATCTGGCCACCAGTTGTCACCTCAGAGGCAGTTGACATGTGTCCCTGTCTTACCCCCATCACGGATCTGCACACGCTAGAGTCGGGGTGTCCACCCCGATGGCGACACAGGGACAGTTAGGATTGGTCGGGATAGCCGCATGCTCTGCCCTTGGGCTGCAACTAGACTGTCCCGCCGTCCGGGGCCCCCGGCCAGCCTGCAGCCTGTGCTGCTCCTCACCACGCAGGCACCCGCAGCCACTGTCAGGAGGTCGCAGCAAAAGAGCTGTGATTTCAAGCTCTGAGCTGTCCTGTTAGCGTCAAGGTACCTCCCACTGGGAGttctaattttctcattttcaaaagtaaaatgtaGTATCTCTTTTAGTGTGTTTCAGATTATAAAAACTTTAGAGAAGCTCTCCTCCGTAAAGGATGGGTAGAACTATACTCTACTGTGGTTTTTTTAGATACTGCTTTTTCTTTGATAATAGTACTTCCAATccgaaatgaaatgaaattcatttttatttttatgagaataTTTTATGCACATAGCGTAAGGTGAAATAGAGTTAAAAGTTTTATGACAAAAACAATCCCTCTTACCTCTTCTGCAAAGCACTCTTCTACCCTTCTGAGGGGGCTGTTGACTCTTTTGGTAGTTTTGGCATTTACTGTtagatttctaaataaataagcatattcTGCTATTTCTTGATTCAACAATTTTAGACGTTATCTGCTGACTTTCTGCTGTGGTAGatggttattttctttcttaaatcttcttcccctctcccatttctccaatgTAGCTATATTGTCACTTATTGTTAAAAGCACATTGGTTCCATAATTAAAACATACATAACTATTGTTTACTACCAAGTGAAAAAGTGTACtgtaattacattttctttctttctttctttcttttggctgcaccgggtcttatttgtggcatgtgggatcttcgctgcggcacacaggatctttagttgtggcatgcggacttcttagttgcggcatgtgggatctagttccctgaccagggattgaacctgggccccctgcatcgggagcacggactcttacccactggaccaccagggaagttcctacattttctttcttatgtaGCTTTTTTCTCCTTGAAGGTAGTAACTGTCTTATCCTCTTCATCTGTTTAATCTTATTTTTAGAAGTCGCTGGCTGAGTCCCCCACACTCTTCACCTCTTCACCTGCTCTCTGCAGCACCTTGTGACATCCTTTTCCAAGGTCAGACCCTGTAGGTAGCACACCCCTTTCTCATGTCTCTGGCGCTGTACTTCCTGGAGGCCAGTCTTGCTCTCTCTGACCAGCAGCTGTGTGGCTGTCATCCCTCCTGGCCATTTCCTCGGCTCGTCTCCCCTCCTGGAGCCCTTGtctcctggcctccctgccttcctctctctgtttcttaCCACAGGATGCGGAAGGACACCCCATAGTAGCTTCCAAGATTTGGCACATCTGAAAATGTTCCTTCTGTTCCCACTCTTCACTCAAAGCTTGGTTGGACATACAGCTGTAGATAAAAATactttcagaattttgaaggctCTGCTCCATCATTTTCCACTCCAATTCCTGAGCCTCTGTATgtggcttttttttcctctctgaaaacTTTCAGGATCTCTTTGTCCCTGATGTGAAATTTCATACAGCTAAGCCTTGTTTGAAGTGATCTTTTTAAATCTCTCTGTGCTGCACTGTGTGTGTTAAATTCCTGTTTTTGATGCTGCGCTACAATTATGTAAAACGTTACTGAGGGATGTAACGCAGGCAGCTTTGCAGCTTCCAGTGAGTCTAcgttaatttcaaaattaaaggttaaaaaaatacataaatagtgACTTCATGGAAAATGGTAGAGGTGGGTGCTCCCACCTCtgaaacaaatcaataaacagtCCTCCCATTGAAACAATCAGTAAACTGGCAAGAAAAAATATGACAGAATCAACTTTTGTAGAACTCTGGATTCTAGTCAAATACCTAAACCAACAAGTGGGGCGCTGAATGAATCTTGATTAacccaccctgcagattttggacttcgCAGCCTCCAAAAGTAGAgcagccaattccttaaaataaatccctgtgtgtatgtgtgtgtgtgtgtgtatgtgtgtatatatacacacacacacacattttattggttctgtttctctggagaaccctaatacactaTTGAAGCTAAAACTGGTATCAATTCAAATTAGATTTTTATGAATTTAAGATGATAATTATAATTACCAGGATACCCagtaagaaaataactaaaaaccatataaaaaataaaacaaagggggAGTTAAAATGTTATACTAGAAGAAAATCAAACATAATAGGAGGCAGTGAAGAAAGAATTCAGGAACAAAAGTTGTGAaatttatagaaaacaaatagcaaaatgtaaGAAGTTAGTACATCTTTAACATTTactttaaaggtaaatggattaagtttaccaattaaaagacagagattggcaggATGGATGAAAAAACATGATCCTactatatatgctgcctataaaaGACTCACTTTAAAGCCAAAGAGGTAAATAGGTTGAATGTGAaaggacggaaaaagatattccatgaaaatggtaaCTAAAAGAGAGCTGAGCTGGGTGGCCAcactaatatcagaaaaaacagactttaaggcaaaaattgttacaaaaggcaaagaaagataTATACATACCACACTACAGAACCCCCAAATATATGCAGCAAACATTagcagaagagagaaatagacaatt contains the following coding sequences:
- the PRELID3A gene encoding PRELI domain containing protein 3A isoform X2, which translates into the protein MRVWSSEHVFGHPWDTVIKAAMRKYPNPMNPSVVGVDVLERSVDSRGRLHSHRLLSTEWGLPGLVRAILGTSRTLTYIREHSIVDPVGKKMELCSTNITLTNWVSVSERLVYTPHPEDPGRTVLTQEAVITVKGISLGSYLESLMANTISSNAKKEHTSHCGNRDLPRQTTSFHRAGLGDEPPVTGWCQHKVAGAEVFVWVFLSVFNICQLIFLFAFFFLILGDGLRFFIANSETELAFASPSFK
- the PRELID3A gene encoding PRELI domain containing protein 3A isoform X14 gives rise to the protein MRVWSSEHVFGHPWDTVIKAAMRKYPNPMNPSVVGVDVLERSVDSRGRLHSHRLLSTEWGLPGLVRAILGTSRTLTYIREHSIVDPVGKKMELCSTNVSNGHDDHTHKLGVGEREAGVHTPPGGPRKDRAHPRSRHHREGDQPRQLSGKFDGQHDIVQRKEGAHVTLWEQRPAKTDHVFPSCRAGR
- the PRELID3A gene encoding PRELI domain containing protein 3A isoform X24; the protein is MRVWSSEHVFGHPWDTVIKAAMRKYPNPMNPSVVGVDVLERSVDSRGRLHSHRLLSTEWGLPGLVRAILGTSRTLTYIREHSIVDPVGKKMELCSTNVSNGHDDHTHKLGVGEREAGVHTPPGGPRKDRAHPRSRHHREGDQPRQLSGKFDGQHDIVQRKEVASIMGL
- the PRELID3A gene encoding PRELI domain containing protein 3A isoform X23, which gives rise to MRVWSSEHVFGHPWDTVIKAAMRKYPNPMNPSVVGVDVLERSVDSRGRLHSHRLLSTEWGLPGLVRAILGTSRTLTYIREHSIVDPVGKKMELCSTNITLTNWVSVSERLVYTPHPEDPGRTVLTQEAVITVKGISLGSYLESLMANTISSNAKKWLQLWVFNICPSIC
- the PRELID3A gene encoding PRELI domain containing protein 3A isoform X18 — translated: MRVWSSEHVFGHPWDTVIKAAMRKYPNPMNPSVVGVDVLERSVDSRGRLHSHRLLSTEWGLPGLVRAILGTSRTLTYIREHSIVDPVGKKMELCSTNITLTNWVSVSERLVYTPHPEDPGRTVLTQEAVITVKGISLGSYLESLMANTISSNAKKMGKEILQIYLPNITKPLTQQ
- the PRELID3A gene encoding PRELI domain containing protein 3A isoform X11; this translates as MRVWSSEHVFGHPWDTVIKAAMRKYPNPMNPSVVGVDVLERSVDSRGRLHSHRLLSTEWGLPGLVRAILGTSRTLTYIREHSIVDPVGKKMELCSTNVSNGHDDHTHKLGVGEREAGVHTPPGGPRKDRAHPRSRHHREGDQPRQLSGKFDGQHDIVQRKEDGKRDSTDLFAKYHKATDTAMKQTDASPCPPKPTF
- the PRELID3A gene encoding PRELI domain containing protein 3A isoform X8 — encoded protein: MRVWSSEHVFGHPWDTVIKAAMRKYPNPMNPSVVGVDVLERSVDSRGRLHSHRLLSTEWGLPGLVRAILGTSRTLTYIREHSIVDPVGKKMELCSTNITLTNWVSVSERLVYTPHPEDPGRTVLTQEAVITVKGISLGSYLESLMANTISSNAKKGGTGSIPGRGIKILRAVLCGEKKKTKQSKREVIFFIIQNIDAKLET
- the PRELID3A gene encoding PRELI domain containing protein 3A isoform X21 — its product is MRVWSSEHVFGHPWDTVIKAAMRKYPNPMNPSVVGVDVLERSVDSRGRLHSHRLLSTEWGLPGLVRAILGTSRTLTYIREHSIVDPVGKKMELCSTNVSNGHDDHTHKLGVGEREAGVHTPPGGPRKDRAHPRSRHHREGDQPRQLSGKFDGQHDIVQRKEGGYRFNPWSGD
- the PRELID3A gene encoding PRELI domain containing protein 3A isoform X7, producing the protein MRVWSSEHVFGHPWDTVIKAAMRKYPNPMNPSVVGVDVLERSVDSRGRLHSHRLLSTEWGLPGLVRAILGTSRTLTYIREHSIVDPVGKKMELCSTNITLTNWVSVSERLVYTPHPEDPGRTVLTQEAVITVKGISLGSYLESLMANTISSNAKKEHTSHCGNRDLPRQTTSFHRAGLGDEPPVTGWCQHKVAGAEVVSNS
- the PRELID3A gene encoding PRELI domain containing protein 3A isoform X16; amino-acid sequence: MRVWSSEHVFGHPWDTVIKAAMRKYPNPMNPSVVGVDVLERSVDSRGRLHSHRLLSTEWGLPGLVRAILGTSRTLTYIREHSIVDPVGKKMELCSTNITLTNWVSVSERLVYTPHPEDPGRTVLTQEAVITVKGISLGSYLESLMANTISSNAKKLSESSLQVNTIVEQSQLQFLP
- the PRELID3A gene encoding PRELI domain containing protein 3A isoform X1; translation: MRVWSSEHVFGHPWDTVIKAAMRKYPNPMNPSVVGVDVLERSVDSRGRLHSHRLLSTEWGLPGLVRAILGTSRTLTYIREHSIVDPVGKKMELCSTNITLTNWVSVSERLVYTPHPEDPGRTVLTQEAVITVKGISLGSYLESLMANTISSNAKKEHTSHCGNRDLPRQTTSFHRAGLGDEPPVTGWCQHKVAGAEEELSKLACPIFPELRLTLRTECGNGLASERWASQLCTDSRVSCTRLNSDLSQLLT